One window of the Paenibacillus beijingensis genome contains the following:
- a CDS encoding F510_1955 family glycosylhydrolase gives MKKILVLTLFVVLSFGTVACSKKTSEEPDHTSHTDSAFMHVHGLGYSPDGKRLLIPVHNGLSVYADGKWSDGPGDKHDYMGFAAADNGFYSSGHPAPGSTYKNPLGLIKSTNEGKSITVLALEGEVDLHGMAVGYQTHTLYVLNPQPNSKMKRSGLYYSQDEGQTWTNSPMAGLQGQITAIAAHPTEKSVVVVGTTEGAYFSKDNGQTFTAFQIQHPVSAITVLNSGDILVATSGRDAKLFKVNAVTKQMAMIITPSQGGIAFIAQNPVSPEELAIVTEKKDVYITKDSGAAWHRVASKGVRK, from the coding sequence TTGAAGAAAATATTGGTGTTGACACTGTTTGTTGTCCTCTCCTTCGGGACTGTAGCATGCTCGAAAAAGACGAGCGAGGAACCGGATCATACATCCCATACTGATTCGGCTTTTATGCATGTTCACGGCTTAGGGTATTCCCCGGACGGAAAACGTCTGTTAATTCCCGTTCACAACGGATTAAGTGTTTATGCAGATGGCAAGTGGAGCGATGGTCCCGGAGACAAGCACGATTATATGGGGTTCGCCGCGGCAGATAACGGATTCTATAGTAGTGGACATCCAGCACCAGGTTCGACTTATAAAAATCCGCTCGGTCTCATCAAAAGTACGAATGAAGGTAAATCGATCACGGTTTTGGCGTTGGAGGGAGAGGTTGATCTCCATGGTATGGCCGTAGGTTATCAAACGCATACGTTATACGTGCTGAATCCGCAGCCCAACTCGAAAATGAAACGGTCCGGACTCTATTACAGTCAGGATGAGGGGCAGACCTGGACAAACAGCCCTATGGCAGGTCTCCAAGGCCAAATTACGGCGATTGCAGCTCATCCTACAGAGAAATCGGTGGTTGTTGTAGGCACGACAGAAGGCGCTTATTTTTCAAAGGACAATGGGCAGACGTTTACCGCCTTTCAAATACAACATCCGGTTTCGGCTATTACTGTTTTGAATTCCGGCGACATTTTGGTAGCTACTTCCGGTCGGGATGCAAAACTTTTTAAAGTCAACGCCGTGACCAAGCAAATGGCAATGATCATAACGCCAAGTCAGGGTGGGATTGCTTTTATCGCGCAAAATCCGGTGAGTCCAGAGGAGCTAGCTATTGTTACGGAAAAAAAAGATGTCTACATTACGAAAGATAGCGGCGCTGCGTGGCATAGGGTCGCCAGCAAAGGGGTTAGAAAATAA